The nucleotide window CGTCACAGATATCGAAGAGACCGCCCGAGGGAAAAGCCTGAAAGATGGGGTTGAGCCGAGCGGGGGGGATGACAGACAACTGGCTGAAGCGGTTCGGTCACTCAATGAGGGAACGGCCGTGGGCTCTGAGGAGACTTGTCGTGTCGACGGGGAGTCAGGAGGGGAAGCCGAACTGATTGTTCAATTTGCTTGGCAATCCGGAAGCTTCCCGTCCAGTGATGCCCAACCCGGAACTCTCGCTGTCTACGATTCGAGCAACCACACCCATGCGCTCATCATCGATTGCCGGCGCAGCGACCTCTTTCCCTCCAAGACAGACCGGAGGGTCCTGCGCGCGTCACTCGTTGATCGGGTCGGTCTGAACTCCAACTCTGCCGCCAAGATCCTTATCGCTTCGGCGAAAAAGGTGACGAGCTCCCTCGACTGCGAAGAGGAAATCAAGTTCCCCACCCCACCTGAGATCGTCTCCGGCCTCAAGTAGCCGACAGGGGAGACAACGGACCTTCCCGTCGCCTCCCCTCGACCTTGGTCTCAGCCGCCCAGCCGCCGCAGGCGGTTGGCGGCGTCCAGGTCTGTGCTCTGGTAGCCGACTACGGAATCGTCCAGGAGTTGGGCGATGTAGCGGAGCTTGTCCGTCATTTCTGTCATCTGCTTGTCGTTCTGCGTCTGGATGTCGTGGTAGGCGGTCTTCGCCTCGCCCTCCCACGTCTCGGCGACCCTCTTCACCTTGGTCATGAGGGTTTCGAGGCCGTCCTGCAGGATCTTGGCGGTCTCGCGGACGTCGAACGCCGCCCCTTGAACCGTGGCGTATGTGATCGCTGTGCGGTCGGAATTGGTGCTCATCGTCGGTCCTTCTCGGTGGCTCGGTCGCTCTGGCTCAGGCGAGGCTGGTGATGCTGCTGGAGTACGGCTGCACCGCGGCCTGGGACTCCTGGGAGTCGTCCACCTTGCGGATCGCGGAGATGCGGTCCTGCTCGAAGTCCTCGAACGAGCCGACCGCCATCCTCATCACTTCCTCCAGGTCGACGAGGTTGTCCTGGAGGGTCCTGAGGTTCGCGTTCACCCCTTGCTGGGTCCTGTTCATCGTCGCACCCGCGATGCCCTGCCAACCGGCCTGGATGTTGTCCACCACGGTGTTCAGCTTCGACACCCGCGTGCTCACGTCGACGTGAAAATTGCGGATCTCGTTGGCCAGGGAGATGAGTTCCTGGTCTTCTTTGCT belongs to Streptomyces graminofaciens and includes:
- a CDS encoding WXG100 family type VII secretion target, with the translated sequence MSGNGKGLSKEDQELISLANEIRNFHVDVSTRVSKLNTVVDNIQAGWQGIAGATMNRTQQGVNANLRTLQDNLVDLEEVMRMAVGSFEDFEQDRISAIRKVDDSQESQAAVQPYSSSITSLA
- a CDS encoding WXG100 family type VII secretion target; translated protein: MSTNSDRTAITYATVQGAAFDVRETAKILQDGLETLMTKVKRVAETWEGEAKTAYHDIQTQNDKQMTEMTDKLRYIAQLLDDSVVGYQSTDLDAANRLRRLGG